TGGAGTTTACTCAGAACTCTCTGAAGATTCCCATGGAGCATGAGACAGAAACGACGGACAATGAAAAGGCTCAGGAGCATACTGAACATACGAATCAACAGCGGGACGAGACATCCGAGAAATGCGACGTGAAGAAAAATGAGAATCTGAATGTTTCGGCAAACGTGACTGACACCAGCGCCAATGACAGCACCGTAGTTATTATGAATTCCACAAACGAAAATGATTCTCAGCTGGATGACAACAATATGTCGGTCGAAACGAAAGGGGATGTTGCTTCCACGAGCGTTGTGATAGCCGACGAAAAATCTGGGATTGGAACGTTGGACGAGACGGAGTCTGTAAAGAATACAGAAACGGTATTGGATGAAAATAATCAAGTGGAACAATCGACGTGCACCGAACCCACTGAGAAGATTGTTGACGACACGGACGAGATCCCATCTTCGCAGACCAAATCACGAATCAGCATAGAATTGATATATGAGGGCACAAACCGAGCTGTTGACGAAGGCGAGAGTAGATCGAAGCCGCAAGTGGTGCAAATCGACGACGATGGCGAAAATATTGTATTGGACTTGTCAGCCGAGGTGACGTACGACGGTCAgagcacgaaaaaaaaaccggaGGTTGTTCAGATCGACGACTCGCACGAGGATGGTGAGAGGATTGTTCTGGACTCTATAGGGAATAATTTCCAGGTCCAGACTATGGAAAAAAGCAGTTTTGAGAGCAAGAGTGGCCCTGATTTCAGTTACAATTCTGCGGAGAGCATGAAGGAGTCATCCCTGGACTCAAAATTGACAGCGGACAAGAAGCTGGTGAACGGCAACGCTGAGGCCAAGAGGAGCGATACTGACGTGACCCTGAGCTTGGACTCTGATACGTTCTCCGTATGTGATGAACAAATTCTGCCTGCTTCAGTGAAAACTGTTCCCGATATGAAGAAGATACACAGCGCCAAGGGTAGCTCTTTTGCGTCTAAGGACGTGGACAATATCGAACTCGTCAGTTTAAGCGACCACGAAACGTCTCATGATGAGAAGAACAAGTCCGATCTGATGTATAACAGCACAGCTAAGACCGTGCAGGTGAGCAACAGATAGATCGTTTCGTTCGTCTATTgcgtataaaaaatacatgacGTAATAAATTAGTTAATAAACGTAGGTATAAATGTTTGTTGCATAAAAGTTGCGTAAAAGTAAACATTCTGTGCAgattcatgaaaataatactgttaCAGGTAGAGCGGGAGATCGGCGTGTACGTGAAGCTCAAGTGTCTGATGCACGTGGACGAGAGCACGAAGGAGCCCGTGAGCAAGGAGTTGACCGCAGTGCAGTGCGAGCCCGTGATAATCGAGTCCATGATGAGGAGAGACAGCCAATCCTCTCCGTTGGCAGATATCTCCGACAACAAGGATTCGTCACCCGGTTCCGTGAACAGTAATCCTCAGCTGTATCAGCTGCATCTGTCCCGATTGTCCATCATGTCGTCGATCAGCTCGTCCAGCTCGGCGTCCAGCGCTGCTTCTTTGGCAACGAAGATCGCCTTGAAGGGTGCGCACTTTTTCACGATGCCGGTGGGCCCAGCAAAGCACGCGAAGAAATCCACCCAAGACCAGCTGACAACGGACAAACAGACGTTGGACGAGACTTACGATCGTCTGACGCGCGAGTGGAAGAATCATCGCTTGCTCACAACAGCGGTCTTGAATTACGCAAACGCAGAACTAGGCAATATCACGACACTGGGCAATACCACCGCGGTCACAGCCACCGCGATAGCTGATACTTTCGCGAATGTGAGCAACGAGCGGCTGGACGATCATCATCACCTGGAAAAGAACAATATGCGCTCCTCAACGCCGTCAGGCGAGCCCATGGCGATTTCGAAGATGGAACTAACTGTTACGCCGAAGAGCACGAAGAAAAACAAAGCTGTGAAGAGACCGAGGAGCAAAATGACGAGGCAGATCAACGGCAAGAACGGTACTGATAATATTCCAAACGAGCCGACTCTGCACGTGTCCACCACGGAGACTGAGACATCGCCGAGCAGAAAGAAGAGCAAGATAGAGAGCACGCTGCTGGAGGACAAGCTGCTGATAAAGGACGAGGACGTTCTGGCGAATTCGTCGCCGCAAAGCGTTGTGGTCGACGAACTGATCGGTAAAACCGTGTTTGCCAAATGGTCGGACAAAAATTACTATCCCGGCACGGTGAGCGATCGGCTGAAGACCAAGTACAAGGTGAACTTTTACGATGGCCAGACCAAGACGCTCATACCCGAATTTGTGATACCGATACCAAAGATTCTGAGGGAAGGTCTGTCCGTGTACGCGACCACAAACACCAATAGTTACGATTCCTGCGGCATTATCGTCAACGTTCAAACGTCGGACAACGAGACATACTACACGGTGGAGACTGATGAGGGCGAGCGACTGCGTGTGCAAATGCACAACATTTCCTTGTCCGCCGATCAGGCACAAGTGCTTAAGGAGGAGGTGGAGTCCGCAGGTAACTGTTCCCTACCGAGCACGCCGAAAGCGCTCGGCCAGATAACCCTGGATAACGTGGTGGAGGGCAAACGACGCTCCAAGAGAATCGGCACGCCACTCTTCTCGACACCCAAGTCCAGGAGCAACGCCGCTGGAACGAGCACTTCGGCCAGTAAAATCAAAGCGGAACCCTCGGTGTCCGGCATATCCGCGAAACTGAAGAAGGAGAAAGCGTTATCGGAGAACGAGAGTATGTCGAGCGACTCAAACGTTGCATCGGCTCAGACGGAGGACGAGTATGTTCTGAGAGGCGTGCAGAGGGAGATAACCAACACGCCATACGAGCAGATGAAAGGACTGCAGAGTAAAATCAAAGGCAAGGCACGTAGCAAGAAGAAGGTAGATGAAATGAATGCGACCCTCGGTCCGATTCCAACAAACCCCAACATCTTTAAAGGCATATCATTCGTCTTTACTTGCATAGATTCCCGTGAACTGCACAggtattttcttttctcgtttacttatttatttgataattgaGCAGGGCGATCTAAATTCTAGTAAGAATATTGGGACTGCCAAACATTAGAAAACATTAGCAAAACATtgattttaaacattaatatataatttacactaaatatgaaattaatacgatataacaaagatattatataatacaaaaatattaaattataaaataaaaagatataaataccttaaggaaaatatttatatctctctttttactttataatttaatatttaaggtACATAAAGTATTGTATCTCCATTCTGTTTGAATTTCTTTGTTAAAGGTTCTGTTCAATATCCGCTCACTCATTCGGCGTCATTTCAGATTTCAGGAGATGTCCGCTGCGTCGGGCACGAAAACGGAGGCCACCGATCTCGAAACCGAGGACGGCACCGAAAACGAGACCGAGACCGAATGCGAGACCGATTGGGGGAACCAACCTTTCGTGCGCACCAGACTGCGCAATCAGATTGTAGCGGGCGGCGGAAAAGTCTACGAAAACTTCGGACAGATACCAAAGGATGAGTACGAGAAGACGGTGCTCATCACAAACGTGCCAAACTACACGGAAACGAGCGTATTGTGTCTGTCGGTCGACATTCCCGTGTGCAGTCACAAGTGGATCACCAGATGCTGTGCAGAGGTAGcacgatattttttgttcaacattataattttttaattgtgcttaatgtttttaatatttgtaaggGAAATAGTTCCCACAAAACTGATTATCCATTTACCTCGTTGTCTATTTACTCATAATTTTCAATCCTCTTTATGAAATCGAGGTATAATAAATGGGATAACGGTCGGAATTGAACTCGggactttttttttgtgaactAAGAAACGATCACTTTCATACAGAGCCACGCGTCCCAATATATGTTCTAACATGTTTAGTAATATTTGTTGTGTATATGTatcatatttgtatatttatatctttactatatatatctttttacacAATCTTGTTTTATGGCTACATTTATCATGGCCTCGTTTATTATTGTACTcatacaataataacaatttatttatacgtaatGTCTTATATTCGATCGTATACTTTTAGGAAAAGTTGGTGAGTAGGGCGGAATATGCTCTTCCAAATGGTTGGAGTTGTCAGAAAAAAAAGTACGTAGAAAGATACGatataaagtacaaaaataaaccATTGTCAAACGTCGTCGTGATAATTCCTAGTCTGGCACACGACGGACAATTTGCTACATTCTGGCGACAAGTTTGCGAGAACGCGGGCGCGTTCACAGTTTTGATCGCGGAGAACTCAGGTATTTATTTCATCGCCGCAGaagattcctttttttttaaagaaaattttgaacaattattaatatataatattaagataaaaaagcaCATAGtctaatatcttaatatttatagaaattaaaataaaactatttcaCACGCtcatatgttattttaaataaattaagattcatGGACAAgcttacaaatattttttcagggGCCATGGAGGCGATGGACTTTAAAGATGCAGTGGTCGTGTCTAATCGAAAATGTCCGTCGTGGG
This sequence is a window from Temnothorax longispinosus isolate EJ_2023e chromosome 11, Tlon_JGU_v1, whole genome shotgun sequence. Protein-coding genes within it:
- the LOC139821821 gene encoding uncharacterized protein isoform X3 yields the protein MNSYHDSSTMSNPEEVSSCVLDTQETYYEGANESFKVINETQSMSLNESQDFHLVDSGADESMVEGIKQTQEGEATCQESVEQMDLQQIPETLRSEVDNNAITTSDKEDKTVTNEKVIENEPIEKTEGKASGELCESEKKDELLDEDEIIQGTPPQSYSPSRKAGSVNVASLKRKAKTVDELPAKIARITSAEDATNVKKQLEEEESHQSYESDDSYQDLFKNIEKNVIIEETQDPTNLEFTQNSLKIPMEHETETTDNEKAQEHTEHTNQQRDETSEKCDVKKNENLNVSANVTDTSANDSTVVIMNSTNENDSQLDDNNMSVETKGDVASTSVVIADEKSGIGTLDETESVKNTETVLDENNQVEQSTCTEPTEKIVDDTDEIPSSQTKSRISIELIYEGTNRAVDEGESRSKPQVVQIDDDGENIVLDLSAEVTYDGQSTKKKPEVVQIDDSHEDGERIVLDSIGNNFQVQTMEKSSFESKSGPDFSYNSAESMKESSLDSKLTADKKLVNGNAEAKRSDTDVTLSLDSDTFSVCDEQILPASVKTVPDMKKIHSAKGSSFASKDVDNIELVSLSDHETSHDEKNKSDLMYNSTAKTVQVEREIGVYVKLKCLMHVDESTKEPVSKELTAVQCEPVIIESMMRRDSQSSPLADISDNKDSSPGSVNSNPQLYQLHLSRLSIMSSISSSSSASSAASLATKIALKGAHFFTMPVGPAKHAKKSTQDQLTTDKQTLDETYDRLTREWKNHRLLTTAVLNYANAELGNITTLGNTTAVTATAIADTFANVSNERLDDHHHLEKNNMRSSTPSGEPMAISKMELTVTPKSTKKNKAVKRPRSKMTRQINGKNGTDNIPNEPTLHVSTTETETSPSRKKSKIESTLLEDKLLIKDEDVLANSSPQSVVVDELIGKTVFAKWSDKNYYPGTVSDRLKTKYKVNFYDGQTKTLIPEFVIPIPKILREGLSVYATTNTNSYDSCGIIVNVQTSDNETYYTVETDEGERLRVQMHNISLSADQAQVLKEEVESAGNCSLPSTPKALGQITLDNVVEGKRRSKRIGTPLFSTPKSRSNAAGTSTSASKIKAEPSVSGISAKLKKEKALSENESMSSDSNVASAQTEDEYVLRGVQREITNTPYEQMKGLQSKIKGKARSKKKVDEMNATLGPIPTNPNIFKGISFVFTCIDSRELHRFQEMSAASGTKTEATDLETEDGTENETETECETDWGNQPFVRTRLRNQIVAGGGKVYENFGQIPKDEYEKTVLITNVPNYTETSVLCLSVDIPVCSHKWITRCCAEEKLVSRAEYALPNGWSCQKKNLAHDGQFATFWRQVCENAGAFTVLIAENSGAMEAMDFKDAVVVSNRKCPSWAINRAARLKIPVQSTMWVIQSIIEGKRCPYNLHPCYKYNYISN
- the LOC139821821 gene encoding uncharacterized protein isoform X1, whose amino-acid sequence is MNSYHDSSTMSNPEEVSSCVLDTQETYYEGANESFKVINETQSMSLNESQDFHLVDSGADESMVEGIKQTQEGEATCQESVEQMDLQQIPETLRSEVDNNAITTSDKEDKTVTNEKVIENEPIEKTEGKASGELCESEKKDELLDEDEIIQGTPPQSYSPSRKAGSVNVASLKRKAKTVDELPAKIARITSAEDATNVKKQLEEEESHQSYESDDSYQDLFKNIEKNVIIEETQDPTNLEFTQNSLKIPMEHETETTDNEKAQEHTEHTNQQRDETSEKCDVKKNENLNVSANVTDTSANDSTVVIMNSTNENDSQLDDNNMSVETKGDVASTSVVIADEKSGIGTLDETESVKNTETVLDENNQVEQSTCTEPTEKIVDDTDEIPSSQTKSRISIELIYEGTNRAVDEGESRSKPQVVQIDDDGENIVLDLSAEVTYDGQSTKKKPEVVQIDDSHEDGERIVLDSIGNNFQVQTMEKSSFESKSGPDFSYNSAESMKESSLDSKLTADKKLVNGNAEAKRSDTDVTLSLDSDTFSVCDEQILPASVKTVPDMKKIHSAKGSSFASKDVDNIELVSLSDHETSHDEKNKSDLMYNSTAKTVQVEREIGVYVKLKCLMHVDESTKEPVSKELTAVQCEPVIIESMMRRDSQSSPLADISDNKDSSPGSVNSNPQLYQLHLSRLSIMSSISSSSSASSAASLATKIALKGAHFFTMPVGPAKHAKKSTQDQLTTDKQTLDETYDRLTREWKNHRLLTTAVLNYANAELGNITTLGNTTAVTATAIADTFANVSNERLDDHHHLEKNNMRSSTPSGEPMAISKMELTVTPKSTKKNKAVKRPRSKMTRQINGKNGTDNIPNEPTLHVSTTETETSPSRKKSKIESTLLEDKLLIKDEDVLANSSPQSVVVDELIGKTVFAKWSDKNYYPGTVSDRLKTKYKVNFYDGQTKTLIPEFVIPIPKILREGLSVYATTNTNSYDSCGIIVNVQTSDNETYYTVETDEGERLRVQMHNISLSADQAQVLKEEVESAGNCSLPSTPKALGQITLDNVVEGKRRSKRIGTPLFSTPKSRSNAAGTSTSASKIKAEPSVSGISAKLKKEKALSENESMSSDSNVASAQTEDEYVLRGVQREITNTPYEQMKGLQSKIKGKARSKKKVDEMNATLGPIPTNPNIFKGISFVFTCIDSRELHRFQEMSAASGTKTEATDLETEDGTENETETECETDWGNQPFVRTRLRNQIVAGGGKVYENFGQIPKDEYEKTVLITNVPNYTETSVLCLSVDIPVCSHKWITRCCAEEKLVSRAEYALPNGWSCQKKKYVERYDIKYKNKPLSNVVVIIPSLAHDGQFATFWRQVCENAGAFTVLIAENSGAMEAMDFKDAVVVSNRKCPSWAINRAARLKIPVQSTMWVIQSIIEGKRCPYNLHPCYKYNYISN
- the LOC139821821 gene encoding uncharacterized protein isoform X2 is translated as MSNPEEVSSCVLDTQETYYEGANESFKVINETQSMSLNESQDFHLVDSGADESMVEGIKQTQEGEATCQESVEQMDLQQIPETLRSEVDNNAITTSDKEDKTVTNEKVIENEPIEKTEGKASGELCESEKKDELLDEDEIIQGTPPQSYSPSRKAGSVNVASLKRKAKTVDELPAKIARITSAEDATNVKKQLEEEESHQSYESDDSYQDLFKNIEKNVIIEETQDPTNLEFTQNSLKIPMEHETETTDNEKAQEHTEHTNQQRDETSEKCDVKKNENLNVSANVTDTSANDSTVVIMNSTNENDSQLDDNNMSVETKGDVASTSVVIADEKSGIGTLDETESVKNTETVLDENNQVEQSTCTEPTEKIVDDTDEIPSSQTKSRISIELIYEGTNRAVDEGESRSKPQVVQIDDDGENIVLDLSAEVTYDGQSTKKKPEVVQIDDSHEDGERIVLDSIGNNFQVQTMEKSSFESKSGPDFSYNSAESMKESSLDSKLTADKKLVNGNAEAKRSDTDVTLSLDSDTFSVCDEQILPASVKTVPDMKKIHSAKGSSFASKDVDNIELVSLSDHETSHDEKNKSDLMYNSTAKTVQVEREIGVYVKLKCLMHVDESTKEPVSKELTAVQCEPVIIESMMRRDSQSSPLADISDNKDSSPGSVNSNPQLYQLHLSRLSIMSSISSSSSASSAASLATKIALKGAHFFTMPVGPAKHAKKSTQDQLTTDKQTLDETYDRLTREWKNHRLLTTAVLNYANAELGNITTLGNTTAVTATAIADTFANVSNERLDDHHHLEKNNMRSSTPSGEPMAISKMELTVTPKSTKKNKAVKRPRSKMTRQINGKNGTDNIPNEPTLHVSTTETETSPSRKKSKIESTLLEDKLLIKDEDVLANSSPQSVVVDELIGKTVFAKWSDKNYYPGTVSDRLKTKYKVNFYDGQTKTLIPEFVIPIPKILREGLSVYATTNTNSYDSCGIIVNVQTSDNETYYTVETDEGERLRVQMHNISLSADQAQVLKEEVESAGNCSLPSTPKALGQITLDNVVEGKRRSKRIGTPLFSTPKSRSNAAGTSTSASKIKAEPSVSGISAKLKKEKALSENESMSSDSNVASAQTEDEYVLRGVQREITNTPYEQMKGLQSKIKGKARSKKKVDEMNATLGPIPTNPNIFKGISFVFTCIDSRELHRFQEMSAASGTKTEATDLETEDGTENETETECETDWGNQPFVRTRLRNQIVAGGGKVYENFGQIPKDEYEKTVLITNVPNYTETSVLCLSVDIPVCSHKWITRCCAEEKLVSRAEYALPNGWSCQKKKYVERYDIKYKNKPLSNVVVIIPSLAHDGQFATFWRQVCENAGAFTVLIAENSGAMEAMDFKDAVVVSNRKCPSWAINRAARLKIPVQSTMWVIQSIIEGKRCPYNLHPCYKYNYISN